In Penaeus chinensis breed Huanghai No. 1 chromosome 2, ASM1920278v2, whole genome shotgun sequence, the following proteins share a genomic window:
- the LOC125030394 gene encoding uncharacterized protein LOC125030394 isoform X1 has product MSIQSSSLLLYIHICFAKLQLEVINKSTAVMGSLVDIGFTRTQLLLLLILAFWANPAKTDIGQQCSSNRDCDPYISEEHCKDGWCHCSSIQYNENSLAPECDGLIMLTRRFCSSLLSCPDNSKCEEGTGCVCDEGYIKVDSACKQRVFQEVLQPCYSENGTVYICDLSQHSICSGGKCICFDTFLPNTTSGQCEPEKDFLIANKLDEYRVTPGEYCKYNTHCIEGLECQDNVCSCPSSCTYKKEKEICDCGESDNAVAPICVGVLSGILIIGFWITTINRTIDSHKQKQNVQHIEESTSEQSTPRAYPLTPVASSALPETASAQNTGGMEVPSKETQADQLPTKSAAPYPVNPLAPPPAQPIGFQNPASNPAALPECPPYSFSTPEAPSFAPTAPNEPPPPYSFYPSQDQSLPSHTPSPFPNPTAPPVSESSSIIPCPPNPSTLPYPYNP; this is encoded by the exons ATGTCTatccaatcatcatcattattattatatatacatatatgttttgcaAAACTGCAATTAGAAGTCATCAATA AATCGACAGCGGTAATGGGTTCCTTGGTGGACATAGGATTTACAAGAACCCAGCTCCTACTTCTACTAATTCTTGCTTTTTGGGCAAATCCTGCAA AAACAGATATTGGACAGCAATGCTCGAGTAATAGGGACTGTGACCCTTATATCAGTGAAGAACACTGCAAGGATGGGTGGTGCCATTGTAGCTCTATACAGTACAACGAAAATTCTTTGGCTCCTGAATGTGATGGACTTATAATGT tgACCAGAAGATTTTGTTCATCATTGTTGAGTTGTCCAGATAACAGTAAATGTGAAGAGGGAacaggttgtgtgtgtgatgaaggaTACATAAAGGTTGATTCTGCATGTAAACAAA GAGTGTTCCAGGAAGTTCTTCAGCCATGCTACTCTGAAAATGGGACAGTATATATTTGTGATCTTAGCCAACACAGCATCTGTAGTGGAGGGAAATGTATATGTTTTGA TACCTTCTTGCCCAACACAACCAGTGGCCAGTGTGAACCTGAGAAGGATTTCCTAATTGCTAATAAACTTGATG AGTACCGCGTCACACCTGGCGAATATTGCAAATACAATACACACTGTATTGAGGGATTGGAGTGTCAGGACAATGTGTGTTCATGCCCCAG ctCCTGTACatacaagaaggaaaaggagatatgtGACTGTGGAGAATCTGACAATGCTGTTGCTCCAATATGTGTTGGTGTCTTATCAGGTATATTGATAATTGGATTTTGGATCACAACTATTAACAGGACAATTGACAG ccATAAGCAAAAGCAGAATGTTCAGCATATAGAAGAATCCACTTCAGAGCAATCCACTCCACGTGCATATCCTCTTACTCCGGTTGCTTCTTCAGCACTACCTGAAACAGCTTCAGCACAGAATACAGGTGGCATGGAAGTTCCATCAAAGGAAACACAGGCTGATCAGTTGCCAACAAAATCAGCAGCACCATATCCAGTGAATCCTCTGGCACCACCACCAGCACAGCCCATAGGCTTTCAGAACCCTGCCTCAAATCCAGCTGCATTACCCGAGTGTCCTCCGTACTCTTTTAGCACCCCAGAAGCCCCTAGTTTTGCTCCCACGGCACCTAACGAACCTCCTCCACCTTACTCTTTTTACCCTTCACAAGATCAAAGCTTACCCTCTCACACTCCCAGTCCGTTTCCTAATCCCACTGCACCACCTGTTTCAGAAAGTTCGTCAATAATACCATGCCCTCCCAATCCCTCAACTTTACCTTATCCATACAATCCTTGA
- the LOC125030394 gene encoding uncharacterized protein LOC125030394 isoform X3, producing MGSLVDIGFTRTQLLLLLILAFWANPAKTDIGQQCSSNRDCDPYISEEHCKDGWCHCSSIQYNENSLAPECDGLIMLTRRFCSSLLSCPDNSKCEEGTGCVCDEGYIKVDSACKQRVFQEVLQPCYSENGTVYICDLSQHSICSGGKCICFDTFLPNTTSGQCEPEKDFLIANKLDEYRVTPGEYCKYNTHCIEGLECQDNVCSCPSSCTYKKEKEICDCGESDNAVAPICVGVLSGILIIGFWITTINRTIDSHKQKQNVQHIEESTSEQSTPRAYPLTPVASSALPETASAQNTGGMEVPSKETQADQLPTKSAAPYPVNPLAPPPAQPIGFQNPASNPAALPECPPYSFSTPEAPSFAPTAPNEPPPPYSFYPSQDQSLPSHTPSPFPNPTAPPVSESSSIIPCPPNPSTLPYPYNP from the exons ATGGGTTCCTTGGTGGACATAGGATTTACAAGAACCCAGCTCCTACTTCTACTAATTCTTGCTTTTTGGGCAAATCCTGCAA AAACAGATATTGGACAGCAATGCTCGAGTAATAGGGACTGTGACCCTTATATCAGTGAAGAACACTGCAAGGATGGGTGGTGCCATTGTAGCTCTATACAGTACAACGAAAATTCTTTGGCTCCTGAATGTGATGGACTTATAATGT tgACCAGAAGATTTTGTTCATCATTGTTGAGTTGTCCAGATAACAGTAAATGTGAAGAGGGAacaggttgtgtgtgtgatgaaggaTACATAAAGGTTGATTCTGCATGTAAACAAA GAGTGTTCCAGGAAGTTCTTCAGCCATGCTACTCTGAAAATGGGACAGTATATATTTGTGATCTTAGCCAACACAGCATCTGTAGTGGAGGGAAATGTATATGTTTTGA TACCTTCTTGCCCAACACAACCAGTGGCCAGTGTGAACCTGAGAAGGATTTCCTAATTGCTAATAAACTTGATG AGTACCGCGTCACACCTGGCGAATATTGCAAATACAATACACACTGTATTGAGGGATTGGAGTGTCAGGACAATGTGTGTTCATGCCCCAG ctCCTGTACatacaagaaggaaaaggagatatgtGACTGTGGAGAATCTGACAATGCTGTTGCTCCAATATGTGTTGGTGTCTTATCAGGTATATTGATAATTGGATTTTGGATCACAACTATTAACAGGACAATTGACAG ccATAAGCAAAAGCAGAATGTTCAGCATATAGAAGAATCCACTTCAGAGCAATCCACTCCACGTGCATATCCTCTTACTCCGGTTGCTTCTTCAGCACTACCTGAAACAGCTTCAGCACAGAATACAGGTGGCATGGAAGTTCCATCAAAGGAAACACAGGCTGATCAGTTGCCAACAAAATCAGCAGCACCATATCCAGTGAATCCTCTGGCACCACCACCAGCACAGCCCATAGGCTTTCAGAACCCTGCCTCAAATCCAGCTGCATTACCCGAGTGTCCTCCGTACTCTTTTAGCACCCCAGAAGCCCCTAGTTTTGCTCCCACGGCACCTAACGAACCTCCTCCACCTTACTCTTTTTACCCTTCACAAGATCAAAGCTTACCCTCTCACACTCCCAGTCCGTTTCCTAATCCCACTGCACCACCTGTTTCAGAAAGTTCGTCAATAATACCATGCCCTCCCAATCCCTCAACTTTACCTTATCCATACAATCCTTGA
- the LOC125030394 gene encoding uncharacterized protein LOC125030394 isoform X2, whose protein sequence is MVCIINNHYINPSESTAVMGSLVDIGFTRTQLLLLLILAFWANPAKTDIGQQCSSNRDCDPYISEEHCKDGWCHCSSIQYNENSLAPECDGLIMLTRRFCSSLLSCPDNSKCEEGTGCVCDEGYIKVDSACKQRVFQEVLQPCYSENGTVYICDLSQHSICSGGKCICFDTFLPNTTSGQCEPEKDFLIANKLDEYRVTPGEYCKYNTHCIEGLECQDNVCSCPSSCTYKKEKEICDCGESDNAVAPICVGVLSGILIIGFWITTINRTIDSHKQKQNVQHIEESTSEQSTPRAYPLTPVASSALPETASAQNTGGMEVPSKETQADQLPTKSAAPYPVNPLAPPPAQPIGFQNPASNPAALPECPPYSFSTPEAPSFAPTAPNEPPPPYSFYPSQDQSLPSHTPSPFPNPTAPPVSESSSIIPCPPNPSTLPYPYNP, encoded by the exons ATGGTTtgtatcattaataatcattacatCAATCCTTCAGAATCGACAGCGGTAATGGGTTCCTTGGTGGACATAGGATTTACAAGAACCCAGCTCCTACTTCTACTAATTCTTGCTTTTTGGGCAAATCCTGCAA AAACAGATATTGGACAGCAATGCTCGAGTAATAGGGACTGTGACCCTTATATCAGTGAAGAACACTGCAAGGATGGGTGGTGCCATTGTAGCTCTATACAGTACAACGAAAATTCTTTGGCTCCTGAATGTGATGGACTTATAATGT tgACCAGAAGATTTTGTTCATCATTGTTGAGTTGTCCAGATAACAGTAAATGTGAAGAGGGAacaggttgtgtgtgtgatgaaggaTACATAAAGGTTGATTCTGCATGTAAACAAA GAGTGTTCCAGGAAGTTCTTCAGCCATGCTACTCTGAAAATGGGACAGTATATATTTGTGATCTTAGCCAACACAGCATCTGTAGTGGAGGGAAATGTATATGTTTTGA TACCTTCTTGCCCAACACAACCAGTGGCCAGTGTGAACCTGAGAAGGATTTCCTAATTGCTAATAAACTTGATG AGTACCGCGTCACACCTGGCGAATATTGCAAATACAATACACACTGTATTGAGGGATTGGAGTGTCAGGACAATGTGTGTTCATGCCCCAG ctCCTGTACatacaagaaggaaaaggagatatgtGACTGTGGAGAATCTGACAATGCTGTTGCTCCAATATGTGTTGGTGTCTTATCAGGTATATTGATAATTGGATTTTGGATCACAACTATTAACAGGACAATTGACAG ccATAAGCAAAAGCAGAATGTTCAGCATATAGAAGAATCCACTTCAGAGCAATCCACTCCACGTGCATATCCTCTTACTCCGGTTGCTTCTTCAGCACTACCTGAAACAGCTTCAGCACAGAATACAGGTGGCATGGAAGTTCCATCAAAGGAAACACAGGCTGATCAGTTGCCAACAAAATCAGCAGCACCATATCCAGTGAATCCTCTGGCACCACCACCAGCACAGCCCATAGGCTTTCAGAACCCTGCCTCAAATCCAGCTGCATTACCCGAGTGTCCTCCGTACTCTTTTAGCACCCCAGAAGCCCCTAGTTTTGCTCCCACGGCACCTAACGAACCTCCTCCACCTTACTCTTTTTACCCTTCACAAGATCAAAGCTTACCCTCTCACACTCCCAGTCCGTTTCCTAATCCCACTGCACCACCTGTTTCAGAAAGTTCGTCAATAATACCATGCCCTCCCAATCCCTCAACTTTACCTTATCCATACAATCCTTGA
- the LOC125036104 gene encoding sine oculis-binding protein homolog, which produces MTNLKCLATVILLGLCVTPSETKIGQKCSTRYDCVSGPGILTSEVCTDGFCACSSTARLQLNKYSFAPECDPLLYLKTAHCSNTFIFGVKECPPNSKCLDTEGCRCNDGYEFVGSNCIKVFYQQVMEPCHIQNGSAYVCDHKQHSFCGGKKCVCFDTYLPNIESGQCEPEADFLRVNNLTKYIVLHGEYCKKSSHCTEGLECRNYACSCPSPCIYKKEMQACDCGASESSTGPLLVGVLGGLLIIIFWTWTIRNTWRRHTKKQAYQDDASAAPFVQPSTASYPLAPVTSSVPVAPLLSQEEERTGVTPDETDFGKIPAKPAESYPLAPPAQPLGFQNPANSQYPSSQGFPSNAYNDAYKPDVSAPPAETSVDPSAPLWPPILPPPPYSATTYNPPYAPSSSPPRYPTDMPSHPPPSMPPPYPTDMPSHPPPSMPPPYPSSTPSTPYPLNP; this is translated from the exons aaacaaaaattggtcagaaaTGCTCAACAAGATATGACTGTGTATCAGGACCTGGAATATTGACCTCCGAAGTCTGCACAGATGGTTTTTGTGCTTGTTCCAGCACAGCCCGTTTACAGCTTAATAAATATTCCTTTGCTCCTGAGTGTGACCCACTCTTGTACT TAAAGACAGCGCATTGTTCAAATACATTTATCTTTGGAGTGAAGGAATGTCCACCAAATAGCAAGTGTTTAGATACAGAAGGATGTCGCTGCAATGATGGGTATGAGTTTGTTGGCagtaattgtataaaag TATTCTACCAGCAAGTCATGGAGCCCTGCCATATACAGAATGGTTCAGCATATGTATGTGACCATAAGCAACACAGTTTTTGTGGAGGAAAGAAGTGTGTGTGCTTTGA tacTTATCTCCCTAATATAGAAAGTGGGCAGTGTGAACCTGAAGCTGACTTCCTACGTGTCAATAACCTTACAA AGTACATAGTCCTACATGGTGAATACTGCAAGAAGAGCTCTCATTGTACCGAAGGCTTGGAGTGTAGAAATTATGCGTGTTCCTGCCCCAG CCCCTGTATATACAAGAAGGAAATGCAGGCATGTGACTGTGGTGCATCGGAATCTTCAACAGGACCTTTACTTGTTGGCGTCCTGGGTGGTTTGTTAATCATAATATTTTGGACCTGGACAATAAGGAATACTTGGAGgag acacacaaaaaagcaGGCGTACCAGGATGATGCATCAGCAGCTCCATTTGTTCAACCAAGTACAGCTTCATATCCTCTTGCTCCGGTTACATCCTCTGTACCAGTTGCCCCACTTTTGTCACAGGAAGAAGAACGCACTGGGGTTACTCCAGATGAAACAGACTTTGGAAAAATACCAGCAAAACCTGCAGAATCTTATCCACTGGCACCACCTGCACAACCTTTAGGTTTTCAGAACCCTGCCAACTCGCAGTACCCATCATCACAGGGCTTTCCTTCTAATGCATATAATGATGCCTACAAACCTGATGTTTCAGCACCCCCTGCTGAAACATCTGTAGATCCTTCAGCCCCGTTATGGCCTCCCATTCTCCCACCTCCACCATATTCAGCCACTACATATAATCCACCATATGCACCTTCATCCTCACCTCCTCGATATCCTACTGACATGCCTTCACATCCTCCCCCGTCCATGCCTCCTCCATATCCTACTGACATGCCTTCACATCCTCCCCCGTCCATGCCTCCTCCATACCCTTCATCAACACCTTCAACCCCATATCCTCTTAATCCTTAA